In Camelina sativa cultivar DH55 chromosome 16, Cs, whole genome shotgun sequence, a single window of DNA contains:
- the LOC104750726 gene encoding uncharacterized protein LOC104750726, which translates to MEWKKWYLDAILVPLALVIMLCYHIYLCFMVRTHPFSTLLGINSRGRRIWICSMIKENQKMNILAVQTLRNIIMGATLMATTCVLLCAGLAAVLSSTYSIKKPLNDAVFLGAHGDFVISIKY; encoded by the exons ATGGAGTGGAAGAAATGGTACTTGGATGCTATTCTTGTGCCCTTAGCTCTTGTGATTATGCTTTGTTACCACATCTACTTGTGCTTCATGGTTCGAACCCATCCCTTCTCCACCCTCCTCGGCATTAACTCTCGCGGCCGCCGGATCTGGATTTGTTCTATGATCAAG GAGAATCAAAAGATGAACATATTGGCCGTACAAACACTGCGTAACATAATAATGGGAGCTACACTGATGGCCACGACATGCGTGCTCCTCTGCGCCGGTCTAGCCGCGGTGTTAAGCAGCACCTACAGCATCAAGAAGCCACTAAACGACGCCGTTTTTCTTGGAGCTCATGGAGATTTTGTCATATCTATTAAATAC
- the LOC104753707 gene encoding uncharacterized protein LOC104753707: MSNVTKLMASKFLMWHRQVRALVAGYGLAGHLDGTTAAPAMTLTTDGVTAANPAYNLWERQDQLLYSSPLGVILVELQPILSTVSTSAQIWSLLFSTYAKPSGGHIKQLREQIKQWKKGTKPIDEYFQGLTARFDHLATLGKPYEHEEQIDGRDTPPSMPEIHEKLINFELKLQSQISASSFVPLTANAAFYKSPGHHNNSRNQNRFSSRGNHHNSSRGSQGRGYQGCC; encoded by the exons ATGTCGAACGTGACTAAACTCATGGCTTCCAAATTCTTGATGTGGCATCGACAAGTTCGCGCTCTGGTTGCCGGCTATGGCCTTGCTGGTCACCTTGATGGCACTACGGCTGCTCCGGCTATGACACTCACCACCGATGGTGTCACTGCTGCAAATCCAGCCTACAACTTATGGGAGCGACAAGATCAGCTTCTCTATTCAAGTCCTTTGGGGGTGATCTTGGTTGAGCTTCAGCCTATCCTCTCCACCGTATCTACTTCAGCACAGATCTGGAGTCTTCTCTTCTCCACCTATGCCAAGCCAAGTGGGGGACACATCAAACAGTTACGTGAACAGATTAAACAATGGAAGAAAGGTACTAAACCTATTGATGAATATTTTCAGGGGCTCACTGCTCGTTTTGATCATCTTGCAACTCTTGGGAAACCATATGAGCATGAAGAGCAA ATCGATGGTCGTGATACTCCACCATCTATGCCGGAAATTCACGAGAAGCTTATTAACTTTGAGTTGAAGCTTCAGTCGCAGATCTCGGCCTCCTCCTTTGTTCCGCTTACAGCCAATGCTGCCTTTTACAAGTCACCTGGTCATCACAACAATTCTCGCAACCAGAATCGTTTCTCGTCTCGTGGCAATCATCACAACTCATCCCGTGGCTCCCAAGGTAGAGGATATCAAGGCTGCTGCTAG
- the LOC104753705 gene encoding DNA-binding protein DDB_G0278111-like codes for MMLSQILSSQARERIARIALVKPEKARGVEDVILRAAQMGQIVEKVSEERLITLLEQINSQTAKQTKVTIHRRCGVDDD; via the exons ATGATGCTTAGTCAAATATTGTCTTCCCAAGCCAGAGAGAGAA TTGCTCGAATTGCCCTGGTAAAACCTGAGAAAGCTAGAGGTGTAGAGGATGTTATTTTGAGGGCTGCTCAAATGGGACAGATAGTTGAAAAG GTTTCTGAGGAGCGGCTTATTACACTGTTGGAACAAATAAACAGCCAAACTGCAAAACAAACGAAAGTCACG ATCCATAGGCGCTGCGGGGTGGATGACGATTAG
- the LOC104750728 gene encoding uncharacterized protein LOC104750728 — MRSSRFRGINSGSFQNKRWWSLVLGCIVSFFVRLSASFKRLFHKFASMGWGNIYRRRVKVFSVAILIYLDYKGVQQKEKWIKKSKVPALWEKAHDRNAKRVLNLIVELEGLWVKMGQYLSTRADVLPQAYISLLRQLQDSLPPRPLQEVCRTIERELGHSMNVLFTDFADEPLATASIAQVHRATLANGQDVVVKVQHDGIRAIILEDLKNAKSIVDWIAWAEPQYDFNPMIDEWCKEAPRELDFNIEAENTRAVSRNLGCKKTNDEVRSDNRVDVLIPDIIQSSESVLILEYMDGIRLNDVEALDAFGVDKQKIVEEITRAYAHQIYVDGFFNGDPHPGNFLVSKEPPHRPILLDFGLTKKISHSLKQALAKMFLASAEGDQVALLSAFSEMGLKLRLDLPDQAMSVAGLFFRSSTPSNEALKTLKTLNDQRTQNMKVIQEKMQLSQKEVKRFNPIDAFPGDIVIFARVINLLRGLSSTMNVRIVYLDIMRPFAESVLLGSISRGPTVDAHWIHDSPIHSDVEVKLRRLLTELGSIQKILGIQVCAYKDGKVIIDTAAGVLGRYDPRPVQPDSLFPVFSVTKGVTAGMIHWLVDKRKLQLDQTVANIWPGFGSNGKDTIKVHHVLNHTSGMHSAFDPVGENPLLICDWDECLKRIANSSPETEPGTQQFYHYLTFGWLCGGILEYASGKKFQEILEEAIIKPLKIDGELYIGIPPGVESRLATLTLDTEELSKLSSLASQPELPSTFQPDKILQLATSLPVLFNTLNVRRAIIPAANGHLSARALARYYATLADGGLVPPPHSSLSQPPLGSHTNVPKFTSLKDTIKKRKGKEMAATEKLKPKDHQERRLYDEKQFMSASSSRESNTESLARLVDTNSSAGETEISKDDHQDDIHNMFSNPRIHDAFMGSGDYSNLVVPDGKFGLGFKRVISQDGSLAGFGHSGMGGSTGFCDIKNRFSIAVTLNKMSMGGVTANIMQLVCSELNIPLPKDFSLSSAIGPDPEMATPLIH; from the exons atgcGGAGTTCGCGATTTCGTGGAATCAATTCTGGCTCATTCCAG AATAAACGGTGGTGGTCACTAGTGTTGGGTTGTATCGTTTCGTTTTTTGTTAGACTCTCAGCAAGTTTTAAGAGACTCTTTCACAAATTTGCATCAATGGGTTGGGGAAACATTTATAGGAGACGTGTGAAAGTCTTCTCAGTAGCTATACTCATTTACCTCGATTACAAG GGTGTTCAGCAAAAGGAGAAGTGGATTAAGAAGTCCAAAGTTCCTGCTTTATGGGAAAAAGCTCATGATCGTAATGCTAAGCgggttttgaatttgattgtgGAATTGGAAGGACTCTGGGTCAAAATGGGGCAGTATCTATCTACTCGTGCTGATGTTCTACCTCAGGCTTATATATCTCTCCTCAGGCAGTTGCAGGACTCTTTGCCTCCTCGTCCGTTGCAAGAG GTTTGTCGAACCATTGAAAGAGAACTAGGGCATTCCATGAATGTTCTGTTCACTGATTTTGCTGACGAGCCTTTGGCAACTGCTTCG ATAGCACAGGTTCATCGTGCAACTCTAGCTAATGGCCAGGATGTGGTTGTTAAAGTTCAGCATGATGGCATTAGAGCTATTATTTTGGAG GACTTAAAGAATGCGAAGTCCATTGTTGACTGGATTGCGTGGGCAGAACCACAGTACGATTTTAACCCCATGATAGATGAATGGTGCAAGGAAGCTCCAAGAGAATTAGACTTCAATATTGAAGCCG AAAATACTCGAGCCGTATCTAGGAATCTCGGCTGCAAGAAGACAAATGATGAAGTTAGAAGTGACAATCGGGTTGATGTCTTAATTCCAGATATAATTCAG TCTTCTGAGAGTGTACTCATTCTTGAGTACATGGATGGAATTCGTTTGAACGATGTGGAAGCTCTGGATGCTTTTGGTGTTGATAAACAAAAGATCGTTGAAGAGATCACTCGTGCATATGCCCATCAGATATATGTTGATGGGTTTTTCAATGGCGACCCACATCCAG GAAATTTTCTTGTTAGTAAAGAACCACCACACCGTCCTATATTACTTGATTTTGGGCTTACAAAGAAAATCTCACACTCCTTGAAACAAGCCTTAGCCAAAATGTTTCTAGCATCAGCAGAG GGAGATCAAGTGGCGCTTTTGTCTGCCTTTTCAGAAATGGGACTGAAGCTGCGGTTAGACCTGCCAGATCAGGCAATGAGCGTGGCAGGTCTCTTCTTCCGATCTTCAACTCCTTCAAACGAAGCTCTG AAAACGCTAAAAACCCTGAACGATCAAAGAACGCAAAATATGAAAGTCATACAGGAGAAGATGCAGCTTAGCCAGAAAGAAGTTAAACGCTTCAATCCG ATAGATGCATTTCCGGGTGATATTGTTATTTTTGCAAGGGTCATTAATTTACTCAGAG GACTTTCATCCACTATGAATGTTCGAATCGTTTATCTGGACATCATGAGACCATTTGCCGAATCTGTTCTGTTGGG AAGTATCAGTCGAGGACCAACTGTAGATGCTCACTGGATACATGACTCGCCAATCCATTCTGATGTAGAGGTCAAACTGAGGAGGTTGCTCACTGAACTTGGGAGTATCCAGAAAATTCTTGGAATTCAG GTATGTGCATATAAAGATGGGAAAGTCATTATTGACACTGCTGCTGGAGTGCTTGGAAGATATGACCCACGCCCAGTTCAACCCGACAGTTTATTTCCTGTTTTCTCTGTGACAAAGGGTGTCACTGCCGGAATGATACATTGGCTTGTCGACAAAAG AAAACTCCAGCTCGACCAGACTGTGGCAAATATATGGCCAGGATTCGGATCAAATGGAAAAGATACCATTAAG GTCCATCATGTGCTTAACCATACATCTGGGATGCACAGTGCCTTTGACCCTGTAGGAGAAAATCCTTTGCTTATTTGTGACTGGGATGAATGTTTGAAACGTATTGCTAATTCATCACCTGAAACAGAGCCTGGCACTCAGCAGTTTTATCACTATCTCACGTTTGGATGGCTATGTGGTGGAATCCTCGAG TATGCTTCTGGAAAGAAATTCCAGGAGATCCTGGAAGAGGCCATTATTAAACCTCTAAAGATTGATGGAGAACTGTACATTGGAATCCCCCCAG GTGTTGAATCAAGGCTTGCCACTTTGACGTTGGACACCGAGGAACTGAGCAAGCTTTCGTCCCTTGCCAGTCAGCCTGAGCTTCCTTCCACATTTCAGCCTGACAAGATCTTACAACTGGCAACCAGCTTGCCAGTCTTATTTAACACATTGAATGTGCGCAGAGCCATAATTCCTGCGGCTAATGGACATTTATCTGCTCGAGCACTTGCACGGTACTATGCAACCCTAGCAGATGGTGGCCTAGTGCCACCTCCACATTCCTCTTTATCCCAGCCACCACTAGGTAGCCACACCAATGTTCCGAAATTCACATCGTTGAAAGACacaataaaaaagagaaagggtAAGGAGATGGCAGCTACAGAAAAGCTTAAACCAAAAGATCATCAAGAGAGGAGGCTGTATGATGAGAAGCAGTTTATGAGTGCTAGTAGCAGCAGAGAGTCAAATACAGAAAGTTTAGCCAGGCTAGTTGATACTAATAGTTCTGCTGGCGAAACTGAGATCAGTAAAGATGATCATCAAGATGATATTCACAATATGTTTAGCAACCCGAGGATCCATGATGCTTTCATGGGTAGTGGTGATTACAGTAACTTAGTGGTACCGGATGGGAAGTTTGGGCTTGGTTTTAAGCGCGTCATTTCACAAGATGGGTCTCTGGCTGGCTTTGGACATTCGGGGATGGGAGGATCAACAGGCTTCTGTGACATTAAAAACAGATTTTCCATTGCAGTTACACTAAACAAGATGTCTATGGGAGGTGTCACGGCTAATATTATGCAGCTGGTTTGTTCAGAGTTAAATATTCCCTTGCCTAAGGACTTCTCCCTTTCTAGTGCTATCGGTCCAGATCCAGAGATGGCTACGCCTCTAATCCACTAA
- the LOC104753708 gene encoding putative protein TPRXL: MLSHASVPTSYWPYAFAPTVYLINRMPTDVLHGDSPYHKLFDAHPNYLKLRVFGCVCYMWLRPYRQNKLEARSTPCVFLGYSLTHTFTGPLPALVYSSPTPPGSTPSSTSIQVVNMSSAPPPPAHSTSPPLTDLHPPSPPTPTSSSSSPSAAPSSAPSLAQSPAPSLVPSLASSLSHELSASHSSSSASLDSPHERRTKRVQDMSNSEAQQSPLSHSPSSGRSSLSPSPNSSSSLSLQSPTPTSTSPPESSSTTSTAPIIQPVPPSLPPSNQHPMQTQSKNQIS; encoded by the exons ATGCTGAGTCATGCGTCGGTTCCGACAAGCTATTGGCCTTATGCGTTTGCTCCTACGGTTTATCTGATTAATCGGATGCCCACTGATGTCTTACACGGTGATTCCCCATATCACAAACTCTTCGATGCTCATCCGAATTACCTCAAGCTTCGAGTGTTTGGCTGTGTTTGTTACATGTGGCTTCGTCCTTACCGACAAAACAAGTTAGAAGCTCGCTCCACTCCGTGCGTTTTCCTAGGGTATTCTCTAACCCATA CTTTTACTGGTCCACTTCCTGCTCTGGTCTACTCTTCACCAACTCCACCAGGATCTACTCCATCCTCGACTTCGATTCAGGTGGTAAACATGTCCTCAGCTCCGCCGCCACCTGCTCATTCTACATCACCTCCGTTGACAGATCTTCACCCTCCGTCACCGCCAACGCCAACGTCTTCGTCTTCCTCACCATCTGCGGCTCCATCATCGGCTCCATCACTGGCTCAATCACCGGCTCCATCACTGGTTCCCTCACTGGCATCTTCTCTGTCGCATGAATTGTCCGCATCtcattcttcatcttctgcGTCCCTTGACTCTCCTCATGAACGTAGAACTAAACGGGTTCAAGATATGTCCAACAGTGAGGCCCAACAAAGCCCATTATCTCATTCACCATCTTCAGGTCGGTCCAGTCTATCACCAAGCCCCAACTCATCGTCCTCTTTGTCCTTGCAATCACCAACACCTACCTCGACTTCTCCACCTGAATCATCGTCTACGACATCCACCGCTCCTATTATCCAACCGGTTCCTCCGTCACTTCCACCGTCTAATCAACATCCTATGCAAACTCAGTCCAAAAATCAGATCTCCTAA
- the LOC104753706 gene encoding probable aspartic protease At2g35615 — MVSSNPLFLILLLLFIVLTHSSSLDDDLPNDQPNGFFLPFESNLYVEITIGTPTRTFNLKLDSSTHLTCLDNDDDHQCSLSDKSSNTFSKISCNSSSLCPHVSTNSTDHYNATTTNITSLSLLCTPSDFCRYEASPSSSGYLVSDTLQLTSSITDQENSLSIVRGFVFGCGTSNRASPEEDGGGVDGRVSLTTHRFSLLSQLRLTRFSHCLWPSTSGSRNYIRLGSVAAYGGDMILVPMLNTTGTEAYSYHVALFGISLGQQRISNESSGIAIDIGTYYTSLEPSLYEEVKEELMTQIGPTIVYKVNELMCFTTEVGFDIDSLPKLTLHFQGFDYTISNKGLYLRDSPSSLCTALVRSSMENEERVNVLGASALVDHAIGYDTSQRMLAFQQRDCLADFVDGT, encoded by the exons ATGGTTTCATCAAATCCActctttcttattcttcttcttctcttcattgtATTAACTCATAGCTCTAGCCTTGATGATGATCTCCCGAATGATCAACCAAATGGCTTCTTTTTACCTTTCGAGTCAAATCTTTACGTTGAGATCACCATCGGAACCCCAACGCGAACTTTTAACCTCAAACTAGACTCTTCTACACATCTCACATGTCTCGATAATGATGATGACCACCAATGCTCACTCTCGGACAAATCTTCCAACACTTTCTCTAAAATCTCATGCAATAGCTCTTCTCTCTGTCCTCATGTCTCAACCAATTCAACTGACCATTACAACGCAACAACAACGAATAtaacgtctctctctcttctctgcacGCCTTCAGATTTTTGCCGTTACGAAGCCTCTCCCTCTAGCTCCGGCTACCTTGTCTCCGACACACTTCAGTTGACTTCCTCAATCACTGACCAAGAAAACTCCCTCTCCATAGTTCGAGGGTTTGTCTTTGGCTGTGGGACTAGTAACCGTGCTTCACCGGAGGAAGACGGAGGTGGCGTCGACGGGAGAGTGAGTCTAACTACTCATCGTTTCTCACTCCTGTCACAGCTTCGTCTCACAAGATTTTCACACTGTCTATGGCCTTCCACCTCGGGGTCGCGTAACTACATCCGTCTTGGATCAGTGGCTGCGTACGGCGGCGATATGATATTGGTTCCGATGTTAAACACGACGGGGACGGAAGCTTACTCGTATCACGTTGCTCTCTTCGGGATCAGTCTTGGCCAACAgag aaTAAGCAATGAGAGTAGTGGAATAGCAATAGATATCGGGACGTACTACACAAGTCTAGAGCCATCACTCTACGAGGAGGTGAAAGAAGAGCTAATGACGCAGATTGGACCAACGATCGTGTACAAAGTGAACGAACTAATGTGTTTCACAACCGAGGTTGGCTTCGACATAGATTCATTACCCAAACTCACTCTCCATTTCCAAGGTTTCGATTACACAATCTCAAACAAAGGACTTTATCTCCGAGACAGCCCATCTTCTCTCTGCACGGCTTTGGTCAGATCGTCCATGGAAAATGAGGAAAGGGTTAATGTGCTTGGAGCGTCGGCTCTTGTTGATCATGCAATTGGGTATGACACTTCACAGAGGATGCTTGCCTTTCAACAAAGGGATTGTTTGGCCGATTTCGTAGATGGTACGTAG